In Colletotrichum higginsianum IMI 349063 chromosome 1, whole genome shotgun sequence, one genomic interval encodes:
- a CDS encoding Aldose 1-epimerase yields MADAPFEFLPLGAILQSFKVKGVNIVQGFPTQELYEKHNSPYFGVTVGRVANRLESAQLKSLNGGKTYKLAANDGANNLHGGLKPWSSLIWDGPKPVGVREIPGVDGLEGGESVEFSLTSPDGDEGFPGTVKVKVTYTAGTQKVDGKEVSVLGMEYEAQLVDGADETAINMTNHSYFNLTGDQTFAGTVATLATNAHLPRENGIPTGGPVSFPGIEGGKPFELGVDGPAVDDCFVVTGEPGSVPIDTRGEALKLHVHARHPKNGVNLEVLSTEPAFQFYTGEGIDVPAVGGTPARGKRSGFCVEPSRWVNAINVPEWKDQMLLKKGETYGTRIVYKAWSE; encoded by the coding sequence ATGGCCGACGCCCCTTTTGAGTTCTTGCCCCTGGGCGCCATCCTCCAGTCCTTCAAGGTCAAGGGAGTCAACATTGTGCAGGGTTTCCCGACCCAGGAGCTCTACGAGAAGCACAACTCGCCCTACTTTGGCGTCACCGTTGGCCGCGTCGCGAACCGCCTCGAATCGGCCCAGCTCAAGTCGctcaacggcggcaagacgTACAAGctggccgccaacgacgggGCCAACAATCTCCATGGCGGCCTCAAGCCCTGGAGCTCCCTTATCTGGGACGGCCCCAAGCCCGTCGGCGTGCGCGAGATCCccggcgtcgatggcctcgagggtGGCGAGAGCGTCGAGTTCTCGCTCACGAGCcccgatggcgacgagggctTCCCCGGCACTGTTAAGGTCAAGGTCACCTACACTGCAGGCACACAAAAGGTCGACGGCAAGGAGGTTTCCGTCCTGGGCATGGAGTACGAGGCGCAACTTGTGGACGGCGCTGACGAGACGGCCATCAACATGACAAACCACTCCTACTTCAACCTCACAGGTGACCAGACCTTTGCCGGCACCGTCGCGACGCTGGCGACCAACGCCCACCTCCCACGCGAGAACGGCATCCCCACGGGCGGTCCCGTGTCGTTCCCCGGCATTGAGGGCGGCAAACCGTTCGAGCTGGGTGTCGACGGCCCCGCGGTGGACGACTGCTTCGTCGTCACTGGGGAGCCCGGATCCGTGCCCATCGACACGCGCGGCGAGGCGCTGAAGCTGCATGTGCACGCGCGGCACCCCAAGAACGGGGTCAACCTCGAGGTCTTAAGCACAGAGCCCGCGTTCCAATTCTACACGGGCGAGGGTATCGACGTGCCGGCTGTCGGGGGCACGCCGGCGCGAGGCAAGAGGAGCGGGTTCTGCGTCGAACCGAGTCGGTGGGTCAACGCGATCAACGTGCCCGAGTGGAAGGACCAGATGCTGttgaagaagggggagacGTACGGTACGCGCATTGTGTACAAGGCCTGGAGTGAGTAG
- a CDS encoding Transcriptional regulator produces MPEARTRSDTGAQRSPSPAERVPYAGCARSAAARARQLCHLHPNTVFRRVYTSGKEPSSSHTIHHRSYAHQLRAATRTPGLQLTHFHNGNYKTQLVSSLSFCERMAPSDKKLETALLDTVRDVYKTDLDNLTVNFIRKRVESDLELEAGFFSSGKWKDKSKKLVKELATALMEGNADPDPESEEDASAKPKKTGKRQSADTSPPAKRRKRASAQKEEDLEDSGIESDKPEPKSKPKPKPKKAAPRKKKQDTPVIDSDSEPSPVKSNPSKARNGRASKIEDSGSDDLSSPPDSDEDALESQKAETEDEKPKAPLEKEVTASVDTKEDKPTGKNPQVTTERKDEVKPAMDDTSSELSDVIDEPPKPKRKKKEAGAGSKAPKPKKASAAPENPDDAEVKKLQSQLVKCGIRKIWGFELKQYGDDTKAKIRHLRELLKDIGMDGRFSEAKAKEIKERRELEADLEAVQEMNANWGAGGRSSRSKARGQPALKKATEDDVSVPENDKQNDDDDDEEQEAHIPSRARGKARADLAFLGDDDEESD; encoded by the exons ATGCCTGAAGCTCGGACCAGGTCCGACACTGGCGCCCAGCGATCGCCGTCCCCCGCCGAACGAGTACCTTATGCTGGTTGCGCTCGGTCTGCGGCTGCCCGCGCGCGTCAGCTTTGCCATTTGCACCCAAACACTGTCTTTCGACGCGTCTATACAAGCGGGAAAGAGCCCTCAAGCTCTCATACAATCCACCACAGATCATACGCTCATCAACTTCGAGCCGCCACCCGTACGCCCGGGTTACAATTGACGCACTTCCATAACGGAAATTACAAAACACAACTAGTCTCATCCCTGTCCTTCTGTGAAAGGATGGCCCCGTCggacaagaagctcgagacGGCGCTTCTCGACACGGTTCGCGATGTCTACAAGACGGATTTAGATAACCTCACCGTGAACTTTATCCGAAAACGCGTCGAGTCGGACCTCGAACTCGAAGCTGGATTCTTTTCGTCGGGAAAGTGGAAGGACAAGAGCAAGAAGCTAGTAAAGGAGCTTGCA ACCGCGCTCATGGAGGGCAATGCCGACCCCGATCCCGAGTCCGAGGAAGACGCGAGCGCGAAGCCAAAGAAGACCGGCAAACGTCAATCTGCCGATACCTCACCACCCGCGAAACGTAGGAAACGGGCATCTGCTcaaaaggaggaggatctTGAAGACAGCGGCATAGAGAGCGATAAGCCCGAGCCCAAGTCCAAACCCAAGCCCAAACCAAAGAAGGCGGCGCCACgaaagaagaagcaggaTACCCCCGTTATTGATTCGGACTCCGAGCCAAGCCCCGTCAAGTCAAACCCGTCCAAAGCTCGTAACGGACGTGCAAGCAAGATTGAGGACAGTGGCTCGGATGACCTTAGCTCCCCGCCAGACAGTGATGAGGACGCTCTCGAAAGTCAAAAGGCGGAAACAGAAGATGAGAAGCCCAAGGCGCCCCTGGAGAAGGAGGTTACAGCTTCTGTTGACACAAAGGAAGACAAGCCAACCGGAAAGAACCCCCAAGTCACCACTGAGAGGAAGGATGAGGTGAAGCCTGCGATGGACGACACAAGTAGTGAGCTGTCCGACGTGATAGATGAGCCGCCCAAACCGAAacgcaagaagaaggaagccGGAGCTGGCAGCAAGGCGCCCAAGCCGAAGAAGGCATCTGCAGCTCCGGAGAACcccgacgatgccgaagTCAAGAAACTGCAATCTCAGCTGGTCAAGTGTGGCATTCGCAAGATTTGGGGATTCGAGCTGAAGCAATACGGGGACGATACCAAAGCCAAGATCAGGCATCTCAGAGAATTGCTCAAGGACATCGGCATGGACGGCCGCTTCTCCGAGGCCAAGGCTAAGGAAATCAAGGAGCGTAGAGAGCTTGAAGCAGATCTGGAGGCAGTCCAAGAGATGAATGCAAACTGGGGCGCGGGTGGCCGATCATCGAGAAGCAAGGCGCGCGGGCAGCCGGCGCTGAAGAAGGCCACGGAGGACGATGTTTCCGTTCCTGAAAATGACAAGCaaaacgacgacgatgacgacgaggagcaggaggcACACATTCCCTCACGTGCGCGTGGCAAGGCGCGAGCAGACCTTGCGTTCCTGGGagatgatgacgaggagTCAGACTGA